Genomic window (Corallococcus caeni):
GCGCGTCTTCACGTCGTGCAGGTCCGCCAGGCTGGGCCGCGCGCGCAGCAGGTCCTCGAAGCGCTGCTCCACGTCCGCCGGCACCGACCGGCCCAGGAGCAGCTCCCGGTTCTCCACCATGAGGTACAGGGCGATGAGCCCCAGCAGCACGCCCACCGTCAGCGACGCCGCCGCGTCCCACACCGGGTTGCCCGTCACGTGCGCCAGCCCGATGCCCGCCGTCGCCAGCACCAGGCCCAGCACCGCCGCGCCGTCCTCCAGCAGGATGGCCACCGACGCGGGGTCGGCCTTCGTCCGCACGAAGCGGAAGAAGGGCTCGCCCGCCGCCTGCTTCAAGAGCCCCCGCACCGCGAACAGCAGCACGCCGCCCTCGATGAGGAACGACAGCCCCAGCACCGCGAACGTCACCGGGCCCGTCTCCGCCAGGTGCGGGTGCAGCAGCGACTGGATGCCGTGGTAGACGGTCACGCCGCAGCCCACGAAGAAGATGCCGGACGCGGACAGGATGCCGAAGATGAAGCGCTCGCCGCCGTAGCCGTACGGGTGCGAGTCGTCCTCCACGCGCGCCGCCCGCTTCAGCCCCAGGAACAGCAACACCTGGTTGCCCGTGTCCGCCGCGGAGTGGATCGCCTCCGACAGCATCGCCCCCGACCCCGACAGCACGAAGGCGATGAACTTGATGAGCGTGACCAGCACGTTGCCGGACAGCGCGACGATGACGGCCTTGAGCGACGAAGCAGGAGCGGACATGGAGGTGCGAAACCTACCATGACGCCCTGACGCGGCAGGACCGGCGCCTCCCCGCCCGTCCGCACCGCGTCCAGCCCTTGGCCTTCCGCGTCATCGCCGCTGGACAGCCCCCGCCCGGGATGATTGTTTGTTCTCAAATTATTCAGAGAACCGGGAGAGTGCCGTGCGTCGTTTCGTGCCGCCGTGGCTGTGGGCGTTGCTGCTGTTGGGGCCGGTGGGGGCCTTCGCGCTGAACGGGGGGCTGCCGCCTCCTCCAGCGGACGTGGACCGGAGCACGCCCGCGGCGACGGCGGCGGGGTTCCTGGACGCGGCGCACGCGCGGGACGCGGCGCGGGCGCCGCACTACCTGGACCTGTCGCGGATGCCTCCGGAGCAGCAGCCGGAGGAGGGCTTGAGGCTGGCGCGGCGGCTGGTGGTGGTGATGGACCGGACGCTGTGGCTGGACTTCGCGCGCATCGGCAAGGAGCCGGCGGGCCCGGGGGAGCGCGCGCGCCGCGAGGTGCTGGGTCAGGTGGCCACGGCGCGAGGCCCCCAGGACATCGTGCTGGAGCGGGTGGACGCGGAAGGGGGCCCGGTGTGGGTCTTCAGCGCGGACACGGTGGGCGCCATCGACACGCTGTTCCAGGAGCACGGGTCGCCCCTGCTGGAGATGCTGCCGCCGGTGTTCTTCACGCGCCCGCTGTGGGTGCTGGAGGCGTGGCAGTGGCTGGGGTTGGGGGTCGTGCTGGTGCTGGCGTGGGCGTTGGGACGGCTGGTGGAGGCGGTGACGCTGCGCGTGGGCGCCCGGGCCGCGGGGCTGACGAAGTCCGGCTGGGATGACGAGCTGCTGGCCGCGGGCCGCGGGAGCATCCGCTACGTGCTGGCGGGCATGCTGGCGGCGGCGGGCGCGCGGCTGCTCAAGCTGCCTCCGCCGGCGCAGGGGGCGGTGGACCTGGCGGCGCGCTCGGTCATCATCGTGGCGGTGGCGCTGTTCGTGTTGCGCTTCCTCACCCGGGCCGCGCGCTTCCTGGAGCAGAAGGTGGCGCAGTCGCCGGAGGGCAC
Coding sequences:
- a CDS encoding mechanosensitive ion channel family protein; this translates as MRRFVPPWLWALLLLGPVGAFALNGGLPPPPADVDRSTPAATAAGFLDAAHARDAARAPHYLDLSRMPPEQQPEEGLRLARRLVVVMDRTLWLDFARIGKEPAGPGERARREVLGQVATARGPQDIVLERVDAEGGPVWVFSADTVGAIDTLFQEHGSPLLEMLPPVFFTRPLWVLEAWQWLGLGVVLVLAWALGRLVEAVTLRVGARAAGLTKSGWDDELLAAGRGSIRYVLAGMLAAAGARLLKLPPPAQGAVDLAARSVIIVAVALFVLRFLTRAARFLEQKVAQSPEGTDVARVRGLRTQLSILRRVVEVAVVLVAASLLLLQFEAVRNVGVSLLASAGIAGLAIGLAAQKSLSTLLAGIQLSITQPMRIGDTVIIENEWGWVEEITLTYVVVKVWDLRRLVIPITQFLEKPFQNWSKVSPEILGTAELYVDFRTDVPAVRAELRRILEQESNGLWDGKVQGLQVTDLSERTMKLRALVSAADSGKAFDLRCLVREKLVAYLQAQPHGLPLLRAEATPLPFPEEKAAGPALMAARVGNNARVEPQR
- a CDS encoding cation diffusion facilitator family transporter translates to MSAPASSLKAVIVALSGNVLVTLIKFIAFVLSGSGAMLSEAIHSAADTGNQVLLFLGLKRAARVEDDSHPYGYGGERFIFGILSASGIFFVGCGVTVYHGIQSLLHPHLAETGPVTFAVLGLSFLIEGGVLLFAVRGLLKQAAGEPFFRFVRTKADPASVAILLEDGAAVLGLVLATAGIGLAHVTGNPVWDAAASLTVGVLLGLIALYLMVENRELLLGRSVPADVEQRFEDLLRARPSLADLHDVKTRQLTPEVYQFKAELRFSEAFVAARLAEALPAHGLPPVGAERERALGDAARHLIRTMSEEIDAIEAEVRRAIPQAKHIDLELEHLTAAAAEAAEELRTQAG